In Sphaeramia orbicularis chromosome 10, fSphaOr1.1, whole genome shotgun sequence, the following proteins share a genomic window:
- the LOC115426799 gene encoding snRNA-activating protein complex subunit 1-like, whose protein sequence is MPRCPPTYAEFFFDPLTEDVEELLGRFQHRDSVRYEVFSSIWREMGFSDVFFGIPSMNEMKRFCRVTLATAVKYFLPPYSFQIRVGGLYLMFGFYHTQLAIPPLKIRLALKDWSDVQKFLKESVASGHYDVVYIYQKLVFSKAFHYTAMPHLLSFQKQRKKKKNEVCAGFLGRTTAIQELLSAEIFDEMANIQNHYEKMKTTSEEVKAKQISMTHQDFVTGLKDCMSAFISWQQKTFSQDDNKDKNSDEDEDEEKAAGAQCSSRARLLSSIKQKSYSQFQEASRSRRHRQPEAMEDASSGPEQVQKAANMQSRKPSLRARTHKNLRVTQDKKRINNWLLTAPELGGSVRR, encoded by the coding sequence ATGCCCCGGTGTCCGCCTACTTACGCAGAGTTCTTCTTTGATCCTCTGACTGAAGATGTGGAGGAGCTTCTGGGTCGTTTCCAGCACAGAGACTCAGTCCGGTATGAGGTGTTCTCATCCATCTGGAGGGAGATGGGCTTCTCAGATGTGTTCTTTGGGATACCAAGCATGAATGAAATGAAGAGGTTCTGCAGAGTCACTTTGGCCACAGCTGTGAAGTATTTCTTACCTCCTTACAGCTTCCAGATCAGAGTTGGAGGTTTGTACCTGATGTTTGGATTTTATCACACACAACTCGCCATACCACCCCTGAAGATCAGATTGGCTCTGAAGGACTGGAGTGACGTACAGAAGTTCCTCAAAGAATCTGTCGCCTCCGGGCACTATGATGTTGTTTATATTTACCAAAAGCTTGTGTTCTCCAAAGCTTTTCACTACACAGCCATGCCACATCTGCTGAGcttccaaaaacagagaaagaagaagaagaatgaagtGTGTGCAGGCTTTTTGGGAAGGACCACTGCAATCCAGGAGCTTCTTTCTGCAGAAATCTTTGATGAGATGGCCAATATTCAGAACCACTATGAGAAGATGAAAACCACTTCAGAGGAGGTCAAGGCCAAGCAGATCTCCATGACCCATCAGGACTTTGTGACCGGCCTTAAGGACTGCATGTCAGCCTTCATCAGTTGGCAGCAGAAGACCTTCTCACAAGATGATAACAAAGACAAGAActcagatgaggatgaggatgaggaaaaGGCAGCTGGGGCTCAGTGCAGCAGCAGGGCCAGACTCCTGTCCTCCATCAAACAGAAGAGCTACAGCCAGTTCCAGGAGGCGTCCAGGTCCAGAAGGCACCGCCAGCCAGAGGCCATGGAGGATGCCAGCTCAGGGCCAGAACAGGTTCAGAAGGCCGCCAATATGCAGAGCAGGAAGCCTTCCCTGAGGGCTCGGACCCACAAGAACCTCAGGGTGACTCAGGACAAGAAAAGGATCAATAACTGGCTCCTGACTGCTCCAGAGCTGGGGGGGTCAGTTAGGAGGTGA